Genomic segment of Falsibacillus pallidus:
ATCCTGACAGTTTGGGCGGTAAACGCAGCAAAAAAGCAAGGTAAAGATAATATGGATAAAAAAGTAAGTGCATAAAAACCGTTCAACAGCTTTAGAGTTTATCTCTAAGGCTGTTGGCTGTTAAAGGGAGAGTAGATTTCATGAGTGTTGAAGAAATCAAAAGAAGAGCAGTGGTTGCCGTCTTGCGCGGCACTTCCTTGGAGTCAATTATTCCAATAGGAGAAGCGTTGAAGGAAGGCGGAGTCACGGCTCTTGAAATTACGATGGAAACGCCAAAGGCGCTGGCGATCATTGAAAAAGCAGCCGATGTGTTTGGGGATGGGCTTTTGGTGGGAGCAGGAACCGTGCTAGATCCGGAAACAGCAAGAGCAGCGATTATGGCGGGTTCCCGCTTTATTTTTTCCCCGACGGTCAATGTCGAAACCATCCGCATGACAAAACGCTACGGGGTGATCAGTGTTCCAGGTGCGTTCACACCCACGGAAATTTTGAACGCTTATGAACATGGGGCTGATGTTATTAAAGTATTTCCAGCAGGAAGTTTCGGACCCGGCTATTTCAAAAATATCGCCGGTCCGCTGCCGCAGATTCCGCTGATGCCCACAGGAGGCATCAACCTGGAGAATGCCAAGGATTATCTGAAAGCAGGTGCGGTTGCAGTTGGAGTCGGCACTTCCTTGGTCGATCCCAAAAGGGCTTTGACAGAGGCTTATTTGGCCGAAGTTACCCTAAAGGCAAGAAGGCTGATGGAAGAGGTTCGGTTAGCCAGGGGATGAGCGGATCGTCCTTTTCTTTTTTTCTTTAACTGGAAATACAACCAATTTACCGCTAAAATGAAGTCATTGAAGCAAGGTGAAAGAGGAAGATAGTATGGAAAAAGTGACAATGGCCGATGTAGCGAGAGAAGCGGGAGTATCCAAAAGTACGGTTTCTCAATTTTTAAATAAACGGTATGAATACATGGGGGAAAAAACAAAGCTCAAGATTGAAGCAGCGATTGAGCGGCTCGGTTATCAACCCAATTTTATCGCAAGGAGTTTGAAGCAAAAGAGGACCTCCATGGTGGGCATTATCGTGGCGAATATTATGCACTATTTATCAACAGAAATCAGCCGCGCGATTGAGGACTTCTGTCAAGACCATGACCTGCATGCGATTGTTTGCAATGCTGATGATGATCCGGAGAAGGAGAAGCGCTATATCGAAATGCTGCGGGCAAAACAGGTTGATGGGCTGATTATTTTTCCAACGGAACTAAATACGGAATTATATGCAGGAATGATTAAGGAAGGTTATCCGGTGGTGTTTGTCGACCGCAAAGTGGAGATGTTGGACGCCTTTTCGGTGGTGACGGACAATAGGGAATCCACTTATAAGGCGATTCAGAGCTTTATTGCAAATGGCCACCGCCATATTGCATTTGCCGTTCAGCCGCTTATCGTCAGTACGCGAAAAGAACGTCTGGAGGGCTATAAAAATGCGATGGTGGAAGCTGGCCTGCCAATCCGGCCTGAGTTTATTATCGAATCAAGCATTGGCGAGATGAAAAGGAAATTGGAGGAACTCTTTTCCTTGGAGGATCCGCCGACTGCTCTGTTTGCCGGAAATGACCGGGTATTTTTGACCGTGGTCGAATTTCTGAAGGGTAAGGGACTGAAGATTGGTCAAGATGTTGATTTGATTGTCTTTGATAATATTCCATTTGCGAATTTGATGGATAAGCCCATCTCCTTTATTATGCAGCCGGCCACGGAAATGGGAATGAAGGCAGCGGAATTGTTATTTGACCAAATCAATAAAGTAGAGAAGGAGCCTCAAAAGTTTATCTTTCCGAGCGAGATGGTGTAGACGGCGTCTGACATCATCGAAGCTTATTGGTTAACGGGTGATTCTTCATTCAATTAAGTCCAAGGAAGTACAATATTAATTAAGTAAATCGGTTTACTTAATTAAATTAAGGAGTTAGTACCATGAAAATACAACTTGCTCTGGATCGGCTGGAAATTGCCGATGCCATACAAATAACGAGAATGGTAGAGGATTCGATTGATTGGATTGAGGTGGGGACCTCTCTTATTAAAGAGTTCGGGATGGCCAGTGTTCGTGAGTTGAAGCAGGCTTTCCCTGCTAAAACAATTGTCGCTGATATGAAAACGATTGACAATGCCCGTTATGAATTCGAAATGGCTTTTAGGTCGGGAGCTGATGTCGCGACTGTCATGGGTGTTTCGCCGCTCGTAACGATTGATATTTGCATGGAAGTTGCCGCTCGTTTTAATAAAAAGGTCATGTTTGATCTGCTAAATACATCAGAAGATCAGGTTAGGGAATTAATGAATTACCGAGACGCCATCTTTTGCGCCCACGTAAGCAAGGATGAGCAGGAGGAGTCCGGTGAGCGGAATAAGGGGACAAAGAACGGAGCCCTTTTTACCGAAAATGAAGTTCAAGTTGCAGCAGCAGGCGGCATTACTATTGAATCGTTAGCCGCTTTAAGAAAATCCCTGAATCCTTCAGTTGTCATTGTCGGCTCAGCTATTACCAAAGCCAGCAATCCAACTCAGGCGGCAGCAAGATTGAAACAGGCAGTATTGAAAGGGGAATAGAAAATGTCAATCATTCCAAAGATTTTAAAGGAAATAGAAATGGTTCTTGATCAGGTGGCCGAGGAAGAGCTTCAACATCTGGCCCTTGAATTGCAAAAAGCAAAGCGGATTTTTATCATTGGTGAAGGGCGATCCGGGTTAATGGCCAAATCGTTTGCCATGCGACTAATGCACTTGGGTGCAACCGTATATGTGGTGGGTGAAACTATCACACCTTCCATTGCTGAAGGCGATATCCTGGTTGCGGTTTCAGGTTCGGGAACTACCAAGAGTGTGGTTTGGACGGCGGAGAGGACCAAATCGCTAGGCTGTTCCGTGCTTGGGGTTACGACCAATCCGGAGTCAGCGCTGGCAGCTGCAGCTACAGCGGTTATTCATGTTCCAGCAGCAACCAAATATCGCCGCGAAAATGAACTGCAAACGATTCAACCACTAGGATCTTTATTTGACCAATCTGTTCATATTTTATTCGATACCATCTGCTTAATGTTCAGCAAGCTGAATGAGGTCGACCATAACGCAGCATTTGGGCGCCATAGCAATCTCGAATAGAATTTTGGAGTATCAGGGGCATCAGTGATGAATAATTTATGAAGACAGGTGAAAGGGTATCCTGTTTTCGATTTTTCCGCTGTATATTTACTAGTTTTGGCAAATACGTTTTTAAATAAAAAGAAAAAGTAATAACTAAAATCTCATATACAATACGGTAAAACGTATCATAAATAAGGACGGAAATTAACAGAAAAAGAGTCAGTTCAAAATTTGAACTGGCTCTCTTTTTGGTTTAAAAATCCCCATCTCTTTGTAGTAGCCCTTATACGTTCTAGCTTTTGCTTCAAAATTCTTAAGAAATGAAGTTTAAAGCAGCTAAAAAAAGATATTAAAAGGGTAGAGGTGAATAGAATGGTGAATTTTTTAATAGGGGCGACGATCCTATTTATTGCAATCAATCTTGTTTATTTTTTTACAAATAAAACGTATCGAAAAAGCTACTTTAGTACACCGCTTTTTCTTAAGTTATTCTTCGTATTGAGTATGATATTGGTTGGTTTTGCAGCAATATACTATCTTCTGTCTTTAGAAGGAGTCATCTTAGTGCAATCCCTTTCTTCGCGAAAACCAATTGAGCCAACCATCATAAATGTATTGTACTTTAGCGGAGAGACCCTGATCTCGGTAGGGTATGGAGACATGCTTCCTGTAGGGGTAACTAGACTGTTTGCAGTGATTGAATCAATGATCGGCCTGCTCCTGCCGACAGCTTACTTTATGAAAGCACTCGATTTATCAAACCGATCCAATCAAAATTAACCAGTGAAACCGCTTCAACTTGTTAGAGAAGTTTTATTTATTGACTGCTCCCCACGACGTTATCACTTCCGGGACCACCTTTATGTATCAGAGGAAAAAAGGAAAAACATCAAATGTTGAACCAACAATTGTATTCATTTTTCAGAAACATCAAGTATGATGGATACTAACGAATCCAATAGGAGGAATTTGTCCATGAAGTATAAAAAGGTCCGGTGGGGAATCATCGGCTGCGGAGATGTGACTGAAAAGAAAAGCGGTCCTGCTTTTCACAAGGTTGAGAACTCAGAACTTGTGGCGGTCATGAGGAGAACGGGTGAGCTGGCCAGGGATTATGCGAAAAGACACCATGTTCAGAAGTGGTACGATGATGCGGATGGATTGATTCACGACCCTGATGTGGATGCGGTCTATATCGCTACGCCTCCTGGGTCGCACAAGGAATATACGCTGAAGGCAGCGGCTGCGGGGAAGCCAGTTTATGTGGAGAAGCCAATGGCCCGCAGCGCCGAGGAGTGCAAAGAGATGGTGGCGGCATGCAAAGAAGCCGGGGTTCCTTTATATGTGGCTTATTACCGCCGGGCACAGGAGCGCTTTTTGAAAATAAAAGAATTGCTGGATCAAAAGGCGATTGGGGAAGTTCGTTTTGTCTCTTCGACTCAGTATCAGAAAGCGAGGGACGGCGTGAAGAACTCGGACCATCTTCCATGGCGCGTGCAGCCTCAGATAGCGGGTGGCGGCCTGTTCTTTGATTTGGCGAGCCATACGCTCGATATTCTAGATTTCCTGCTTGGACCGATCCAGGAAGCAAAAGGCTTTGCCTCGAATCAAGCGGGCTACTATGAGGCCGAGGATATAGTGACGGGTACATATCAGTTTCAAACCGGCGTTCACGGGATTGGAAAGTGGTGTTTCACCGCGTTTGAAGACGTCGATAGGAATGAGATTGTCGGAAGCAAGGGGAAAATCAGCTTTTCTACTTTTGGAGATGACCCGGTCATATTAACCACCAGTGATGGGCAGCAGCAATGGAGCTTCGAGCGCCCTGAGCATGTCCACCAGCCGCTTGTTGAAACAATCGTGAAAGAGTTGACTGAGGGCGGAAACTTGTGTCCGAGTAAGGGAGAATCGGGTTTAAGAACTAACCGCGTGATGGATGAAATTGTAGGTAATTGAAAAGTAGATTTAGTGGAATCGGAGCAGATGGAGTAAAAAAGAAATCCGGAGAAGAGGGACGCCAGTAAAGAAACAAGCTAATGAAGATTTTAAGAGACGTGCTAGAGACTCTTTCCAGCATAGCAAAGAAGAAGTTTATCCATATGTAGATAAACTTCTTTTTTCTTTTGGCTCTTTTCTCAAAGTTTGTTGCTTTTATTATTAAAGTAGAATCAAATATGCGATAAAAAAAGTATATAGCAAGAAAAGAGGCTGGATGCTCCATTTCAACGCGCCATACAGCTAGTATTACGTTAAAATCGGCACTAAGATTTTAACAACAATGTTTACGAAAACAGCCTTTCTTTTTATCGAATAAAATACCGCCCTAATAGATTGCCTATGAGAAAAACCGGAATAAAGATCAGACTTAGCGGGAGACTTGCGAACATCAACGGCCAGGTTAATAATCCATTTTCTATTAAATAATAATAGGCCAAGAAGCAGTAAGGGATCAGGAGGACCAGTGAGGTTAGGATGCCAGGCGTGTAGCCCTTGAACATGATGGTTTGAACAATGTGGATGAACGCCTGAAAGACAAATAGATTTAGAATGGCTGTAAATAAAAGAAAGCTGCCGCCATGGGCAGTCGTCCATGCAATGAAGGACATGAATAGCAGTATCCAAGCTGCCGAAACGGCAAGCTGGGCAGCGGTCGAACCTAGTTTTTTCCTTGCATTTAAGGCTTGTTGGACGAACTTAGTTTTCGGATAGTTGCTTGCAGTCATGGAAGATTCTATAGTGATGATTTCTTCTAAGTCATGGAAAATAAAAATGATGGGAAGCATCCAAATGATTGTTTTAAGATCAAGAAATGAGTGGAGAGTTTCTAGCATTTTTTCGTCTGCCCCCTTTCGTCTGGTAAGATTTCGTTTTCGCCTGGCCGAGCCCTGGACGAACTGCGTTGCAATTCTGTTCATTTTCATCTTTACCTGATCCCTCATTTGACCGATCCTCTTCCAAAAAATTCATTTTTAAAATTCATATTCCTTGAGCGAGTTGAATATGTTCCTTTGATGGAGCGGATTGATATAGAGCCACATGAACTACTGCAAAAAGGGTGATGCCGTTTTGCTCGACTCTTTAACAGAGGTCAAAAAAGAGTTAAAAAAAAAGATGAAGAAAAAATCAGTCTGCCTTCCGTCATTATCAGAACATGATAAAAAATGTATTGAGCATATAAAGGAAAAGACGAGGCAGCTAAACCAGAACAATGTCACAAGGACGCAAGCTTATTTTAAATTTTACCTTCAGTATCCTGAAATACATTGGGCCCTTCTCGGACATATGATCTCGCGAAATGTTGGCTGGAATATGACCGATTTAAAAGGGGAATTGCTGACGAAACTTTTGTCTGAAAAGGAACAGCTGGCTTTTTTTACTTTTTTGGAGCGCGGCAGCTGGTTGATTTTCCAAGATATATATTCTCAATTTTTGATATATGATTTGGGTGTGAGGAGGGGCAAAGAAATGTTCCACCTTTTGCCGTTCTTTCATACATCAACGTTTATGGAGACGATGTGGCGTTATTTTTGGCGCAGTGGGGACCGTTATACGTTGGCCATTGCGATGGTGATAAATGAACAGAGCTATTTGGAAAAAAGGTTGATTCAAAATGATCGTTTACAAAAGAACGTAACCGGTACGGTGGGTTTCAAAATGTATGAATTTTTGCGGCTGAATAATATTCTTTTTCCTTATTATCCTGGGGGAAAAGAGCAGAAAGCATCACTCGTCGGCGCCACTTCAAGGCAATTTACTTCACTGCACAAAAGAATTTTATTCGGGAAAAATTTGTATTCCCTCCTTTTTCAACGGGGAGAGATCCTCGAGGGGGTCTTGAAATGGGCACATGGATCGCCACATACCGGCTCAAGGAAAGATTACTGGCCAGATCTGTTTAATGATATCAATGAATCTTACCCCCGTGCTCTCTATAAACGGCGGGTGAAGAATTGCTTGTTGAAAAAGGACGCTAATCGGCTGTACAGTCCGCCTTTGAAATACGCATGGCCTGCTGCATCACATGATGACAGGAGCGAAGAAGACTGGTTCGAGGATTGGAGTGTCATGGAATACCTTAAGGGAGAAGCCAATTTCGATGGAGAGATACTAACTAGCTATTGCAAAACCTTTGAAACCATTGAACTGGCGGTTATGGCGAAGGAAGCCCTCCTGCTGCGAGAAGACGGGACATAGGGACAGGTTTCTTGTCCCATTTTCAGAAACAGGAAAAAAGCATGAGGAAGGCCCTCATGCTTTTTATTTTGTCATTCAAAGGGAGCAGAAGAACCTTCCCGGAGCTTTTACCATTCTTTCGGTTCGTAGTTTAATTCCCTAAATAATTGTGTTTTCTCTTTCTTAGATAGATCTCTCCATTGTCCTGGTGGAAGGTTTCCAAGGTGGATATTCATGATTCGTGTTCTTTGCAGACGGTAAACCTCGTATCCCAATTCACCGCACATACGGCGGATTTGGCGGTTTAGCCCCTGGGTCAAAATGATTTGGAAATCGAATTTTGACAATTGTTCCACTTTACAAGGAAGGGTTTTTGTCCCCAAGATTTTGACGCCCTCTGACATCTTTTTCAAGAATTCTGGCGTGATGGGCTTGTCTACTGAAACTATATATTCCTTTTCATGCTGATTTTCAGCTCGCAGGATTTCGTTGACAATGTCGCCGTCGTTCGTAAGAAGTATCAGACCCTCTGACTCTTTATCAAGACGTCCAATATTAAATACTCTTAATGGATGGTTGACCAGGTCCACAATATTACCTTTGACGCCTTTTTCTGTCGTGCTGGTGATGCCTACAGGTTTATTTAAGGCAAGATAGACGTTGTTCCTGGCTACACGGATTGGGTTTCCGTCTACTTTCACGTCATCTCCAGGTTCAACCTGGCTGCCTATCGTGGCACGCTTCCCGTTGATCGTAACCCTTCCGTCGGCAACCAATTTATCGGCACCGCGTCTGGAAGCTTTACCGGCTTCACTGATAAATTTATTAATACGCACGTTAACACATCCTTAATAGACGATACTTTTATTAAACACTATGTATTTAAGTAAATCACAAAATCAACATTAGATAAACGGTAATTTGGGACATAGGGGACAGGTTCCTTGTCCCATAGCAAAGCCCCAATTCAAAGGCAGCAATTCTATCACCATTATACCCAGGGGATATGGTAAATAATTCGGTCCATTAATACAGTAAGGTCAGGCATCAATCTAGTATGAAAATAACTGCTGTTTAGCTTACACTACTTTATAAGAAGGGAGGCAGTAATTAATGCACTCAATTAACAAGATAGGTAAGAGGTTCTGGTATATCACTCCAATATCGGAAACGGACCGTCCCATTCTAGGTATGGTGGTGGGGGATAACAAGACATTGATGATCGATGCCGGCAACTCGGAGGATCATGCCCGCTACTTCTTGAATGAACTTTTCCAAAGGGAAGTGCCCAATCCTGATATGGTTGTGCTTACTCATTGGCATTGGGATCATATATTTGGTCTTTCAGCATTACCGAATACCGTTTCGGTTGCATCAAAAGAAACAAAAATGGAGATGGAGAAGCTCATTCCGCTTTCATGGTCAGATGAGGCAATAGATGCAAGGGTGAAAGAAGGGACTGAAATCGAATTCTGTGCGAAAGCCATTAAAAATGAATACACGGACCACCGGGATATCAAGATTGTCTTGCCAGATTTAACTTTTGAAAAAAGAGTGGAAATCGACCTTGGCGGCATAACTTGTATCGTACAGCATGTTGGAGGCGACCACGCCTCAGATTCAGTGGTCGTATATGTTGAAGAAGAAAAAATCCTTTTTCTCGGTGACTGTATCTATCCAGATATCTTTTCCGAAAAAGAGAACTATACCATCAAGCAGACCCTCCGATTATTAGATGAATTAGAAGTATTCGATGCCGATACATATATCCTTTCGCATCAAAAGGCAATTTCAAAAGAAGAATTCAAACAGGAAGCGGCCATGCTTAGAACAATTGCGAACTATACGGATATGTGCGGAGGGGCCGAGCAGAAAATAGTAGATGAATACGCAAAGCACGTCAAAAGGGAACTGACAGAAGACGAAAGATTAACCATCACAGACTTTGTGAATGGCTACAGCGGGACATAGGGGACAGGTTTCTTGTCCCATTTTTTGAAGCATATGAAGCATGGGGACAGTCCTCATGCTCCTTTTTTACATTGGAAGCGAAAGCACCATCCCCGTGCTTCACTAGTGTCTGGCAAGCCCTCTCTCAAACGCCGCTAAATGATTTAGTGATGCATTTCGCAGCTGCGAGAAGACGATTTGCACATCACTTGGGAGGTTAAAAGATAAAAATTTATCGTACATCGCTATGTTATCTATTTCTCCCTGAACTCCTGCAGCATAGGCAGCCTTTACGCTTTCAGGGGTGGAAACAAACGATTGGGATATATCAGTCGGAATTGGCACCTGGTATCGTTCAAAAAGCGGCATTAGGGCACTTATATGCCTCAATTCTGCTTCTTTGATCTGAGCAAAGGTTCTTATGCTGCCAAAGGTTCCGAGTATATTATTATATCTGGCTTGGGCGAGGTATTCGTCCTGCATGGCATACGTCAGCATCTGGGGCAGGGTTAGCGACGATGCGGCAGCGTTTAACGCTCCTTTTGCACCGAAGTCACCCATTTGCCTATGGAAGTGAGTGGATCTAGGGTTCTTTTGAAGGAAATACAAAAACCATACTGCGTGGTTCTGTTCGTCAGATGCAGCACGGCGGAAACGATCTTTAATGGCTGGATCCTGTACTTTATCGGCAATATCCAAATAGGAATCTACTGCCTCCTGCTCATCCTTAAAAGCGAATTCAATGCCTGCTTTGTAAGTGGCAGGGCACTCTTCAATAATTTGATAGGACGGCTTTTTACCCGTTAACTTGATGAAAATTTGAGTGAATTCTTCAAGATGACGCTTTTCATCTTTTTGAATCTCAAGAATCTTATCCTTTTCCTCTTGAGTTGGGGCCATCCCGGCTATTTTCGCATAGCAGGCGATTGCGCTATATTCAGCGTTAATAGCCTTTTGGATATCATTTAAAAGCTGGGTATCTATCGGTGCTCGATAATAATGATCATAGTTTGGGGCATAAAAAGGGAAATACACGTGGTTCCTCCTCCGTTTCTGCTCATTCCTGTTATTTTATGCAAGGAGTATAGGCAGGGTGTGCATGGGACATAGGGACAGGTTTCTTGTCCCATTTTCAGAAGGAGGAGGGGGAAAGCATGGGGACGGTCCTCATGCCTCTCTTTAATCAAAAAGGAAGCAAAGGAAACGTCCCCGCGCTTCATTACCTTGATTGAGCGGCTTGTATCTTTTCTGGCCTGAAAGAAGCATCATGTTCCAGTCTGCCATCTTCCATGCGATAGACTTTATCGCAGTATTCCAGCATTCGTTCGTCATGTGTAACCATAATGGCTGCTTTGTTTCTCATTTTGGCCTCTTTGGCGATGAGTTGAACCACTTCATGAGCTTTTTTTGAATCAAGGCTTGCTGTTGGTTCATCTGCGAGAATAATAGAAGGGTCGTTTATAAATGCACGGGCAATGGCGGTCCGCTGGCGTTCTCCTCCAGATAACTGTTCCGGCAGCTTCTCCAGTTTTGATCCCAATCCCAAGCTTTGCAAAAGTTCTTTAGCATATTCCTTATCCTCTTTTAAAAGCTTCCCTGCCATTCTTTTCACGACAAGCAGTTGTTCCAGTACATTTAAATAGGGAATCAGGTTGCTTGTTTGTAAGATGAATCCTATTTCCTCGAGGCGAAAGCGGGCTAAATCCTTAGGGTTTAAATCATTTAGATTCTTCTCTTTCAGAATAACCTCACCTTCAGATGCTTGGAGCAAGGCACCTGCGATAGCCAAAAATGTACTTTTTCCAGAACCCGATGGGCCAATGACAGCCACGAATTCCCCTTGATCAACAGTCAAGGAAATGTCATTTAGAGCCAGAACTTGATTCTCGCCTTGCTGATATATTTTAGAAACGTTCTTAAATTGAATTCCTGACATTATTCTACCCTCCCGATCGCTTGAAGCGGGTCTACTTTTGTTATTTTTCGGACTGAGACCAATGAACTTAAAATCGATATGACCAGTAATAAAAGGGCATAAAGGATGACAAGTTTAGGGTCAAGTGAGAATGGCATTTCATCCGGCAGAATAAGCGCCGTTCCGTAGGTTAGCAAAATCCCTGCTGCAATACTGGTGAAGGATAGAAGAAATACCTGGGAGACAATTGCTCTGCCAAGGAAGCGATTGCTTGCGCCAATGGCTTTTAAGATGCCGAATTGATTGGATTTTTGCAAGGTTAGGACGTAAAAGAATACGCCTAGTACAAATGCCGAGATAGCCAAGAGAAAAGCAAGCATCATCATAATCGTCCCGTTTTCTTCTTTATAGCCTGGCATCCCTTGGATAGCATCAGCCTTAGTTACGATTTCTGTATTTTTAAATTGCTGATTCATTTTTTTTGCGTCGATATTTTCTCCTTGCAGCATAATGGCATTGACCGGTTTTTTAATTCCTTTATCTGCACCAGGAGCTGCAAATTGTATGGCGCGCCATTTATCCAAAGAAGTGAAGATAGCGGGTAAATGATTATAGGTTTCATTCTTAACGAACCCGGCAATTCTCAGCTTTTCCAAAGATCCCTCAATCTTTAGCGTATCCCCAATTTTGAGGCCTTTTTTCTTTAACGTATCGTTTGCGATAACGTCGACCAATTCTTTTGCCTGGAGAGGACTTCCCTCAATTACTTTCGGTTCCAGAAAACTGCCTGGTTCTACTCCAAGTAGGGCAACATCGATCTTTTCATTATCGTTCGAATTGGTATTGCTGCGGACAGTCCCCATGGTTGCACCCATGGCTGATGCCGCAGAAACATTAGCTTCTTTTTCTAATTTATCCGCCAATGATTCACTTAATAATGAACGGCTCATTGAGGATCTTGATCCATCTTCAAAAGTTACATAATTGGCATCCATATTTTTAAATGTCGCCGCACTTAAAGTAGAAAGCCCATTGCCTAAGCCTG
This window contains:
- a CDS encoding Gfo/Idh/MocA family protein; this encodes MKYKKVRWGIIGCGDVTEKKSGPAFHKVENSELVAVMRRTGELARDYAKRHHVQKWYDDADGLIHDPDVDAVYIATPPGSHKEYTLKAAAAGKPVYVEKPMARSAEECKEMVAACKEAGVPLYVAYYRRAQERFLKIKELLDQKAIGEVRFVSSTQYQKARDGVKNSDHLPWRVQPQIAGGGLFFDLASHTLDILDFLLGPIQEAKGFASNQAGYYEAEDIVTGTYQFQTGVHGIGKWCFTAFEDVDRNEIVGSKGKISFSTFGDDPVILTTSDGQQQWSFERPEHVHQPLVETIVKELTEGGNLCPSKGESGLRTNRVMDEIVGN
- a CDS encoding MBL fold metallo-hydrolase; translation: MHSINKIGKRFWYITPISETDRPILGMVVGDNKTLMIDAGNSEDHARYFLNELFQREVPNPDMVVLTHWHWDHIFGLSALPNTVSVASKETKMEMEKLIPLSWSDEAIDARVKEGTEIEFCAKAIKNEYTDHRDIKIVLPDLTFEKRVEIDLGGITCIVQHVGGDHASDSVVVYVEEEKILFLGDCIYPDIFSEKENYTIKQTLRLLDELEVFDADTYILSHQKAISKEEFKQEAAMLRTIANYTDMCGGAEQKIVDEYAKHVKRELTEDERLTITDFVNGYSGT
- a CDS encoding DUF2515 family protein; translated protein: MKKKSVCLPSLSEHDKKCIEHIKEKTRQLNQNNVTRTQAYFKFYLQYPEIHWALLGHMISRNVGWNMTDLKGELLTKLLSEKEQLAFFTFLERGSWLIFQDIYSQFLIYDLGVRRGKEMFHLLPFFHTSTFMETMWRYFWRSGDRYTLAIAMVINEQSYLEKRLIQNDRLQKNVTGTVGFKMYEFLRLNNILFPYYPGGKEQKASLVGATSRQFTSLHKRILFGKNLYSLLFQRGEILEGVLKWAHGSPHTGSRKDYWPDLFNDINESYPRALYKRRVKNCLLKKDANRLYSPPLKYAWPAASHDDRSEEDWFEDWSVMEYLKGEANFDGEILTSYCKTFETIELAVMAKEALLLREDGT
- a CDS encoding ion channel, which produces MVNFLIGATILFIAINLVYFFTNKTYRKSYFSTPLFLKLFFVLSMILVGFAAIYYLLSLEGVILVQSLSSRKPIEPTIINVLYFSGETLISVGYGDMLPVGVTRLFAVIESMIGLLLPTAYFMKALDLSNRSNQN
- the hxlB gene encoding 6-phospho-3-hexuloisomerase codes for the protein MSIIPKILKEIEMVLDQVAEEELQHLALELQKAKRIFIIGEGRSGLMAKSFAMRLMHLGATVYVVGETITPSIAEGDILVAVSGSGTTKSVVWTAERTKSLGCSVLGVTTNPESALAAAATAVIHVPAATKYRRENELQTIQPLGSLFDQSVHILFDTICLMFSKLNEVDHNAAFGRHSNLE
- a CDS encoding HXXEE domain-containing protein encodes the protein MLETLHSFLDLKTIIWMLPIIFIFHDLEEIITIESSMTASNYPKTKFVQQALNARKKLGSTAAQLAVSAAWILLFMSFIAWTTAHGGSFLLFTAILNLFVFQAFIHIVQTIMFKGYTPGILTSLVLLIPYCFLAYYYLIENGLLTWPLMFASLPLSLIFIPVFLIGNLLGRYFIR
- the rluF gene encoding 23S rRNA pseudouridine(2604) synthase RluF produces the protein MRINKFISEAGKASRRGADKLVADGRVTINGKRATIGSQVEPGDDVKVDGNPIRVARNNVYLALNKPVGITSTTEKGVKGNIVDLVNHPLRVFNIGRLDKESEGLILLTNDGDIVNEILRAENQHEKEYIVSVDKPITPEFLKKMSEGVKILGTKTLPCKVEQLSKFDFQIILTQGLNRQIRRMCGELGYEVYRLQRTRIMNIHLGNLPPGQWRDLSKKEKTQLFRELNYEPKEW
- a CDS encoding ferritin family protein, producing MYFPFYAPNYDHYYRAPIDTQLLNDIQKAINAEYSAIACYAKIAGMAPTQEEKDKILEIQKDEKRHLEEFTQIFIKLTGKKPSYQIIEECPATYKAGIEFAFKDEQEAVDSYLDIADKVQDPAIKDRFRRAASDEQNHAVWFLYFLQKNPRSTHFHRQMGDFGAKGALNAAASSLTLPQMLTYAMQDEYLAQARYNNILGTFGSIRTFAQIKEAELRHISALMPLFERYQVPIPTDISQSFVSTPESVKAAYAAGVQGEIDNIAMYDKFLSFNLPSDVQIVFSQLRNASLNHLAAFERGLARH
- a CDS encoding ABC transporter ATP-binding protein, with the translated sequence MSGIQFKNVSKIYQQGENQVLALNDISLTVDQGEFVAVIGPSGSGKSTFLAIAGALLQASEGEVILKEKNLNDLNPKDLARFRLEEIGFILQTSNLIPYLNVLEQLLVVKRMAGKLLKEDKEYAKELLQSLGLGSKLEKLPEQLSGGERQRTAIARAFINDPSIILADEPTASLDSKKAHEVVQLIAKEAKMRNKAAIMVTHDERMLEYCDKVYRMEDGRLEHDASFRPEKIQAAQSR
- a CDS encoding LacI family DNA-binding transcriptional regulator produces the protein MEKVTMADVAREAGVSKSTVSQFLNKRYEYMGEKTKLKIEAAIERLGYQPNFIARSLKQKRTSMVGIIVANIMHYLSTEISRAIEDFCQDHDLHAIVCNADDDPEKEKRYIEMLRAKQVDGLIIFPTELNTELYAGMIKEGYPVVFVDRKVEMLDAFSVVTDNRESTYKAIQSFIANGHRHIAFAVQPLIVSTRKERLEGYKNAMVEAGLPIRPEFIIESSIGEMKRKLEELFSLEDPPTALFAGNDRVFLTVVEFLKGKGLKIGQDVDLIVFDNIPFANLMDKPISFIMQPATEMGMKAAELLFDQINKVEKEPQKFIFPSEMV
- the hxlA gene encoding 3-hexulose-6-phosphate synthase is translated as MKIQLALDRLEIADAIQITRMVEDSIDWIEVGTSLIKEFGMASVRELKQAFPAKTIVADMKTIDNARYEFEMAFRSGADVATVMGVSPLVTIDICMEVAARFNKKVMFDLLNTSEDQVRELMNYRDAIFCAHVSKDEQEESGERNKGTKNGALFTENEVQVAAAGGITIESLAALRKSLNPSVVIVGSAITKASNPTQAAARLKQAVLKGE
- a CDS encoding bifunctional 4-hydroxy-2-oxoglutarate aldolase/2-dehydro-3-deoxy-phosphogluconate aldolase produces the protein MSVEEIKRRAVVAVLRGTSLESIIPIGEALKEGGVTALEITMETPKALAIIEKAADVFGDGLLVGAGTVLDPETARAAIMAGSRFIFSPTVNVETIRMTKRYGVISVPGAFTPTEILNAYEHGADVIKVFPAGSFGPGYFKNIAGPLPQIPLMPTGGINLENAKDYLKAGAVAVGVGTSLVDPKRALTEAYLAEVTLKARRLMEEVRLARG